A genome region from Anopheles stephensi strain Indian chromosome 2, UCI_ANSTEP_V1.0, whole genome shotgun sequence includes the following:
- the LOC118506706 gene encoding uncharacterized protein LOC118506706, producing the protein MIGQPESIPLQATGPARRIVEEEETGRGEDSGRTEERTPSIDVHNIAGLITILTVNIHQLESLLQVGTDLGFKFWLNIFLVSISIVCVYPLLVLRMLQGEGYAPSPRRYWASFVLMVIIFTINLTLQIFNDLDAQCTVLLNQALPPIPQTSGNCSV; encoded by the exons ATGATTGGTCAACCGGAATCGATTCCACTGCAAGCCACTGGTCCAGCTCGAAGAATAGttgaagaggaagaaaccGGCCGAGGAGAGGATAGTGGCAGGACCGAAGAACGTACACCGTCGATCGATGTGCACAACATTGCTGGACTGATCACGATCCTGACGGTCAACATTCATCAACTCGAGTCCTTGCTGCAGGTGGGCACGGATTTGGGATTCAAGTTCTGGCTCAACATTTTCCTCGTGTCCAtttcgattgtgtgtgtg TACCCGTTGCTCGTGCTGCGCATGCTACAGGGTGAAGGATACGCCCCTTCGCCCCGACGTTACTGGGCTAGCTTTGTGTTGATGGTGATCATTTTCACGATCAACTTAACGCTGCAGATATTCAACGATTTGGATGCGCAGTGCACGGTGCTCCTGAATCAAGCCTTGCCACCGATCCCGCAAACTTCAGGGAATTGTTCCGTGTAA
- the LOC118506701 gene encoding uncharacterized protein LOC118506701 isoform X2, translating into MASRVPHANEMSPTVQTEADIELAVAVKVAEEETDEPGSPEDRKQDRKLPGSSCPLSHGPDSNVTIVIDAECPNVANDSRTENSSSSISSSSNRNNNSASMKCLNFSASSSPSVKGCITPTNAVPGTPDCGQGPPPSTLDSAKCNQFVNHSFSCRAMGTSGSVVVSEGAAPHPERMELARGFADVVRVSTSVPQPVTIPGMGREPGTMTGTSFHYATAAAVAAVAMTAAAAAAAAVSSSSKPSHCSSASGDGIPLPAPPTGEPMAPGNPVGAPVQYHPTITISDHNVDAATTNPNRTNPTVHEREDEDPTTTKPCDKDHHHHHHHSNPTTVVMPFVSTNVPLDADRCDETTSVPSSVGNHYHHPFVTTTTTTATGATISNAMPITNSTVPGRCSKPPLHSYQQHYQSYHHHQQQHHGGQQFSTDHGAAAGVGVGGCGAGPMVAGGGTYRSHSARFMTQHIKILPKTQSLDLADNDDMLEASNRSESQLEISAAGIVPPGLKGRVLPKLQPLDQTSRPIYPNVPYSPYNSPYGSPRSGRRRTPLRESRRVSIEQSGSFLQLNQYKLLDQIGQGSYGLVKLAYSEEDSTHYAMKILSKRKLLRKAGLMRRGPKRGTSPLDRVYREIAVLKKLDHPNVVKLVEVLDDPLEDSLYLVFELVQQGEVLSIPTDTPLSEERAWNVFRDVLLGVEYLHYQRIIHGDLKPANLLLSDSGSVKVADLGVCNEFLGEDAAMNNGSTAGTPAFRAPETLLPGQHFYNGKAADIWALGATLFSLVHGNVPFIATSVPGVYEKIKNDPLEYPATSSISEKLRDLISRMLDKDPQQRITLPQIKEHAWLTKHGTVQLPSEEENCRLVQINDEDMNSVVKSIPKLDTLILIKTMLKKHSFQNPFTKGISGRAPQAGGSRLERFCRSGRSNSAPGDYHTSERQPSNESLLPSVTEGVTSPLGSPPDPTTTGSIVSELDSLTLRSDMSYPSSSTENDTTTTTSLLSTSYFEVLL; encoded by the exons ATGGCCAGCAGAGTACCACACGCGAACGAAATGTCTCCAACGGTACAAACAGAAGCGGACATCGAGTTGGCAGTAGCGGTGAAAGTAGCTGAAGAAGAGACGGACGAACCCGGATCGCCGGAAGATCGCAAGCAAGATCGTAAGCTGCCGGGTTCTTCCTGCCCGTTATCGCACGGTCCCGATAGCAACGTTACGATAGTCATCGATGCGGAATGTCCCAATGTTGCCAACGATAGTCGAACggagaacagcagcagcagcatcagcagcagcagcaaccgcaacaacaacagtgctAGTATGAAATGTCTCAATTTTTCCGCATCGTCGTCCCCATCAGTCAAGGGTTGCATTACGCCGACGAACGCCGTGCCGGGAACGCCGGACTGTGGTCAAGGGCCGCCGCCATCCACATTAGATAGTGCAAAGTGTAATCAATTCGTCAATCATAGCTTTAGCTGCAGGGCGATGGGTACCAGCGGTTCCGTGGTGGTCAGCGAAGGAGCGGCGCCGCACCCGGAGCGGATGGAACTGGCCCGGGGCTTTGCGGATGTGGTCCGTGTGTCAACGAGCGTCCCACAGCCCGTAACCATCCCCGGGATGGGCCGGGAGCCGGGCACGATGACAGGTACTAGCTTCCACTACGCGACAGCAGCGGCCGTGGCGGCTGTAGCGATGACGGCGGCCgcagcagcggcagctgcCGTTTCCTCCAGCAGTAAACCATCCCACTGTAGTTCCGCATCCGGTGACGGTATCCCTTTGCCAGCACCACCCACCGGTGAACCAATGGCGCCTGGCAACCCTGTCGGTGCTCCCGTGCAATACCATCCCACGATAACCATCAGCGACCATAACGTTGACGCAGCTACAACTAACCCTAACCGTACTAACCCAACCGTGCATGAACGCGAGGATGAGGATCCCACTACCACCAAACCCTGTGATaaagaccaccaccaccatcatcaccattctAACCCAACTACCGTTGTAATGCCTTTCGTGTCCACTAACGTGCCGCTCGATGCAGATCGATGCGACGAAACGACCAGCGTCCCATCATCCGTCGGCAACCACTACCATCATCCCTTCGtaaccaccactactactaccgcaACCGGTGCTACCATTTCCAACGCCATGCCCATCACTAACTCGACGGTGCCGGGAAGATGCAGCAAACCGCCGCTCCACAGCTACCAGCAGCACTATCAAagctaccaccatcaccagcagcagcaccacggtGGCCAGCAGTTTTCCACCGACCATGGGGCGGCTgccggtgttggtgttggcggGTGCGGTGCAGGGCCGATGGTAGCGGGCGGTGGAACGTATCGGTCGCACAGTGCCCGCTTTATGACGCAGCACATTAAAATCCTTCCCAAAACTCAATCCCTCGATTTGGCAGATAATGACGACATGCTGGAAGCGTCCAATCGGTCCGAATCGCAGCTCGAGATTAGTGCCGCCGGTATCGTGCCGCCCGGGCTGAAAGGGCGCGTGCTGCCCAAGCTGCAGCCGCTCGACCAAACGAGCCGGCCGATCTATCCGAACGTGCCGTACAGCCCGTACAACAGCCCGTACGGTAGTCCACGGAGCGGCCGGCGCCGAACGCCGTTGCGCGAGTCGAGGCGCGTTTCGATCGAGCAGTCGGGCAGCTTTCTGCAGCTGAACCAGTACAAACTGTTGGACCAGATCGGGCAG GGTTCGTACGGTTTGGTAAAGTTGGCGTACTCGGAAGAAGACTCCACACACTACGCGATGAAAATCTTGTCCAAGCGAAAGCTGCTCCGGAAGGCGGGCCTGATGCGCCGTGGGCCGAAGCGTGGTACGTCACCACTGGACCGGGTGTACCGTGAGATTGCCGTGCTGAAGAAG CTGGACCATCCGAACGTGGTGAAGCTGGTGGAAGTGCTGGACGATCCGCTGGAGGATTCGCTCTATCTAGTCTTCGAGTTGGTGCAACAGGGCGAGGTGTTGAGCATACCGACCGACACACCCCTGAGCGAGGAACGTGCCTGGAATGTGTTCCGCGACGTGCTGCTGGGCGTCGAATATC TTCACTATCAGCGCATCATCCACGGAGACCTGAAACCGGCCAACTTGCTGCTATCCGATTCGGGCAGCGTAAAGGTAGCCGACCTTGGTGTTTGCAACGAATTTCTCGGTGAGGATGCTGCCATGAACAATGGGTCAACGGCAGGGACACCAGCCTTCCGGGCGCCCGAAACCCTGCTACCCGGGCAACACTTCTACAATGGTAAAGCGGCCGACATTTGGGCGCTTGGGGCCACACTGTTCTCGCTGGTGCACGGCAACGTCCCATTTATTGCGACCTCGGTTCCCGGTGTGTACGAGAAGATTAAAAACGACCCACTGGAGTATCCGGcgaccagcagcatcagcgaGAAGCTGCGTGATCTTATAAGCCGGATGCTGGACAAGGATCCACAGCAGCGCATCACGCTGCCCCAGATCAAGGAACATGCCTGGCTTACCAAGCACGGTACGGTGCAGCTACCGAGCGAGGAAGAAAACTGTCGGCTGGTGCAGATCAACGACGAGGATATGAACAGTGTGGTCAAGAGCATACCGAAGCTGGACACGCTCATACTCATCAAGACGATGCTGAAGAAGCACTCGTTCCAGAATCCATTCACCAAAGGCATATCGGGCCGGGCACCGCAGGCAGGTGGATCGCGGCTAGAGCGCTTCTGTCGCTCGGGACGTTCCAACTCGGCGCCCGGGGATTATCACACCTCCGAACG CCAACCTTCCAATGAATCGCTGCTTCCGTCAGTCACGGAAGGTGTGACGAGTCCGCTGGGCAGCCCACCGGATCCGACGACCACCGGCAGCATCGTCTCCGAGCTGGACAGTCTCACGCTCCGGTCGGACATGTCCTACCCATCGTCCAGCACCGAGAACGATACGACTACCACTACG TCCCTACTAAGCACCTCCTACTTCGAAGTACTGCTTTAG
- the LOC118506701 gene encoding calcium/calmodulin-dependent protein kinase kinase 1 isoform X3 — MASRVPHANEMSPTVQTEADIELAVAVKVAEEETDEPGSPEDRKQDRKLPGSSCPLSHGPDSNVTIVIDAECPNVANDSRTENSSSSISSSSNRNNNSASMKCLNFSASSSPSVKGCITPTNAVPGTPDCGQGPPPSTLDSAKCNQFVNHSFSCRAMGTSGSVVVSEGAAPHPERMELARGFADVVRVSTSVPQPVTIPGMGREPGTMTDNDDMLEASNRSESQLEISAAGIVPPGLKGRVLPKLQPLDQTSRPIYPNVPYSPYNSPYGSPRSGRRRTPLRESRRVSIEQSGSFLQLNQYKLLDQIGQGSYGLVKLAYSEEDSTHYAMKILSKRKLLRKAGLMRRGPKRGTSPLDRVYREIAVLKKLDHPNVVKLVEVLDDPLEDSLYLVFELVQQGEVLSIPTDTPLSEERAWNVFRDVLLGVEYLHYQRIIHGDLKPANLLLSDSGSVKVADLGVCNEFLGEDAAMNNGSTAGTPAFRAPETLLPGQHFYNGKAADIWALGATLFSLVHGNVPFIATSVPGVYEKIKNDPLEYPATSSISEKLRDLISRMLDKDPQQRITLPQIKEHAWLTKHGTVQLPSEEENCRLVQINDEDMNSVVKSIPKLDTLILIKTMLKKHSFQNPFTKGISGRAPQAGGSRLERFCRSGRSNSAPGDYHTSERQPSNESLLPSVTEGVTSPLGSPPDPTTTGSIVSELDSLTLRSDMSYPSSSTENDTTTTTLRQPQQPTRASASSAR; from the exons ATGGCCAGCAGAGTACCACACGCGAACGAAATGTCTCCAACGGTACAAACAGAAGCGGACATCGAGTTGGCAGTAGCGGTGAAAGTAGCTGAAGAAGAGACGGACGAACCCGGATCGCCGGAAGATCGCAAGCAAGATCGTAAGCTGCCGGGTTCTTCCTGCCCGTTATCGCACGGTCCCGATAGCAACGTTACGATAGTCATCGATGCGGAATGTCCCAATGTTGCCAACGATAGTCGAACggagaacagcagcagcagcatcagcagcagcagcaaccgcaacaacaacagtgctAGTATGAAATGTCTCAATTTTTCCGCATCGTCGTCCCCATCAGTCAAGGGTTGCATTACGCCGACGAACGCCGTGCCGGGAACGCCGGACTGTGGTCAAGGGCCGCCGCCATCCACATTAGATAGTGCAAAGTGTAATCAATTCGTCAATCATAGCTTTAGCTGCAGGGCGATGGGTACCAGCGGTTCCGTGGTGGTCAGCGAAGGAGCGGCGCCGCACCCGGAGCGGATGGAACTGGCCCGGGGCTTTGCGGATGTGGTCCGTGTGTCAACGAGCGTCCCACAGCCCGTAACCATCCCCGGGATGGGCCGGGAGCCGGGCACGATGACAG ATAATGACGACATGCTGGAAGCGTCCAATCGGTCCGAATCGCAGCTCGAGATTAGTGCCGCCGGTATCGTGCCGCCCGGGCTGAAAGGGCGCGTGCTGCCCAAGCTGCAGCCGCTCGACCAAACGAGCCGGCCGATCTATCCGAACGTGCCGTACAGCCCGTACAACAGCCCGTACGGTAGTCCACGGAGCGGCCGGCGCCGAACGCCGTTGCGCGAGTCGAGGCGCGTTTCGATCGAGCAGTCGGGCAGCTTTCTGCAGCTGAACCAGTACAAACTGTTGGACCAGATCGGGCAG GGTTCGTACGGTTTGGTAAAGTTGGCGTACTCGGAAGAAGACTCCACACACTACGCGATGAAAATCTTGTCCAAGCGAAAGCTGCTCCGGAAGGCGGGCCTGATGCGCCGTGGGCCGAAGCGTGGTACGTCACCACTGGACCGGGTGTACCGTGAGATTGCCGTGCTGAAGAAG CTGGACCATCCGAACGTGGTGAAGCTGGTGGAAGTGCTGGACGATCCGCTGGAGGATTCGCTCTATCTAGTCTTCGAGTTGGTGCAACAGGGCGAGGTGTTGAGCATACCGACCGACACACCCCTGAGCGAGGAACGTGCCTGGAATGTGTTCCGCGACGTGCTGCTGGGCGTCGAATATC TTCACTATCAGCGCATCATCCACGGAGACCTGAAACCGGCCAACTTGCTGCTATCCGATTCGGGCAGCGTAAAGGTAGCCGACCTTGGTGTTTGCAACGAATTTCTCGGTGAGGATGCTGCCATGAACAATGGGTCAACGGCAGGGACACCAGCCTTCCGGGCGCCCGAAACCCTGCTACCCGGGCAACACTTCTACAATGGTAAAGCGGCCGACATTTGGGCGCTTGGGGCCACACTGTTCTCGCTGGTGCACGGCAACGTCCCATTTATTGCGACCTCGGTTCCCGGTGTGTACGAGAAGATTAAAAACGACCCACTGGAGTATCCGGcgaccagcagcatcagcgaGAAGCTGCGTGATCTTATAAGCCGGATGCTGGACAAGGATCCACAGCAGCGCATCACGCTGCCCCAGATCAAGGAACATGCCTGGCTTACCAAGCACGGTACGGTGCAGCTACCGAGCGAGGAAGAAAACTGTCGGCTGGTGCAGATCAACGACGAGGATATGAACAGTGTGGTCAAGAGCATACCGAAGCTGGACACGCTCATACTCATCAAGACGATGCTGAAGAAGCACTCGTTCCAGAATCCATTCACCAAAGGCATATCGGGCCGGGCACCGCAGGCAGGTGGATCGCGGCTAGAGCGCTTCTGTCGCTCGGGACGTTCCAACTCGGCGCCCGGGGATTATCACACCTCCGAACG CCAACCTTCCAATGAATCGCTGCTTCCGTCAGTCACGGAAGGTGTGACGAGTCCGCTGGGCAGCCCACCGGATCCGACGACCACCGGCAGCATCGTCTCCGAGCTGGACAGTCTCACGCTCCGGTCGGACATGTCCTACCCATCGTCCAGCACCGAGAACGATACGACTACCACTACG CTGCGCCAACCGCAACAGCCGACGAGGGCGTCCGCATCATCCGCACGATGA
- the LOC118506701 gene encoding uncharacterized protein LOC118506701 isoform X1: MASRVPHANEMSPTVQTEADIELAVAVKVAEEETDEPGSPEDRKQDRKLPGSSCPLSHGPDSNVTIVIDAECPNVANDSRTENSSSSISSSSNRNNNSASMKCLNFSASSSPSVKGCITPTNAVPGTPDCGQGPPPSTLDSAKCNQFVNHSFSCRAMGTSGSVVVSEGAAPHPERMELARGFADVVRVSTSVPQPVTIPGMGREPGTMTGTSFHYATAAAVAAVAMTAAAAAAAAVSSSSKPSHCSSASGDGIPLPAPPTGEPMAPGNPVGAPVQYHPTITISDHNVDAATTNPNRTNPTVHEREDEDPTTTKPCDKDHHHHHHHSNPTTVVMPFVSTNVPLDADRCDETTSVPSSVGNHYHHPFVTTTTTTATGATISNAMPITNSTVPGRCSKPPLHSYQQHYQSYHHHQQQHHGGQQFSTDHGAAAGVGVGGCGAGPMVAGGGTYRSHSARFMTQHIKILPKTQSLDLADNDDMLEASNRSESQLEISAAGIVPPGLKGRVLPKLQPLDQTSRPIYPNVPYSPYNSPYGSPRSGRRRTPLRESRRVSIEQSGSFLQLNQYKLLDQIGQGSYGLVKLAYSEEDSTHYAMKILSKRKLLRKAGLMRRGPKRGTSPLDRVYREIAVLKKLDHPNVVKLVEVLDDPLEDSLYLVFELVQQGEVLSIPTDTPLSEERAWNVFRDVLLGVEYLHYQRIIHGDLKPANLLLSDSGSVKVADLGVCNEFLGEDAAMNNGSTAGTPAFRAPETLLPGQHFYNGKAADIWALGATLFSLVHGNVPFIATSVPGVYEKIKNDPLEYPATSSISEKLRDLISRMLDKDPQQRITLPQIKEHAWLTKHGTVQLPSEEENCRLVQINDEDMNSVVKSIPKLDTLILIKTMLKKHSFQNPFTKGISGRAPQAGGSRLERFCRSGRSNSAPGDYHTSERQPSNESLLPSVTEGVTSPLGSPPDPTTTGSIVSELDSLTLRSDMSYPSSSTENDTTTTTLRQPQQPTRASASSAR; the protein is encoded by the exons ATGGCCAGCAGAGTACCACACGCGAACGAAATGTCTCCAACGGTACAAACAGAAGCGGACATCGAGTTGGCAGTAGCGGTGAAAGTAGCTGAAGAAGAGACGGACGAACCCGGATCGCCGGAAGATCGCAAGCAAGATCGTAAGCTGCCGGGTTCTTCCTGCCCGTTATCGCACGGTCCCGATAGCAACGTTACGATAGTCATCGATGCGGAATGTCCCAATGTTGCCAACGATAGTCGAACggagaacagcagcagcagcatcagcagcagcagcaaccgcaacaacaacagtgctAGTATGAAATGTCTCAATTTTTCCGCATCGTCGTCCCCATCAGTCAAGGGTTGCATTACGCCGACGAACGCCGTGCCGGGAACGCCGGACTGTGGTCAAGGGCCGCCGCCATCCACATTAGATAGTGCAAAGTGTAATCAATTCGTCAATCATAGCTTTAGCTGCAGGGCGATGGGTACCAGCGGTTCCGTGGTGGTCAGCGAAGGAGCGGCGCCGCACCCGGAGCGGATGGAACTGGCCCGGGGCTTTGCGGATGTGGTCCGTGTGTCAACGAGCGTCCCACAGCCCGTAACCATCCCCGGGATGGGCCGGGAGCCGGGCACGATGACAGGTACTAGCTTCCACTACGCGACAGCAGCGGCCGTGGCGGCTGTAGCGATGACGGCGGCCgcagcagcggcagctgcCGTTTCCTCCAGCAGTAAACCATCCCACTGTAGTTCCGCATCCGGTGACGGTATCCCTTTGCCAGCACCACCCACCGGTGAACCAATGGCGCCTGGCAACCCTGTCGGTGCTCCCGTGCAATACCATCCCACGATAACCATCAGCGACCATAACGTTGACGCAGCTACAACTAACCCTAACCGTACTAACCCAACCGTGCATGAACGCGAGGATGAGGATCCCACTACCACCAAACCCTGTGATaaagaccaccaccaccatcatcaccattctAACCCAACTACCGTTGTAATGCCTTTCGTGTCCACTAACGTGCCGCTCGATGCAGATCGATGCGACGAAACGACCAGCGTCCCATCATCCGTCGGCAACCACTACCATCATCCCTTCGtaaccaccactactactaccgcaACCGGTGCTACCATTTCCAACGCCATGCCCATCACTAACTCGACGGTGCCGGGAAGATGCAGCAAACCGCCGCTCCACAGCTACCAGCAGCACTATCAAagctaccaccatcaccagcagcagcaccacggtGGCCAGCAGTTTTCCACCGACCATGGGGCGGCTgccggtgttggtgttggcggGTGCGGTGCAGGGCCGATGGTAGCGGGCGGTGGAACGTATCGGTCGCACAGTGCCCGCTTTATGACGCAGCACATTAAAATCCTTCCCAAAACTCAATCCCTCGATTTGGCAGATAATGACGACATGCTGGAAGCGTCCAATCGGTCCGAATCGCAGCTCGAGATTAGTGCCGCCGGTATCGTGCCGCCCGGGCTGAAAGGGCGCGTGCTGCCCAAGCTGCAGCCGCTCGACCAAACGAGCCGGCCGATCTATCCGAACGTGCCGTACAGCCCGTACAACAGCCCGTACGGTAGTCCACGGAGCGGCCGGCGCCGAACGCCGTTGCGCGAGTCGAGGCGCGTTTCGATCGAGCAGTCGGGCAGCTTTCTGCAGCTGAACCAGTACAAACTGTTGGACCAGATCGGGCAG GGTTCGTACGGTTTGGTAAAGTTGGCGTACTCGGAAGAAGACTCCACACACTACGCGATGAAAATCTTGTCCAAGCGAAAGCTGCTCCGGAAGGCGGGCCTGATGCGCCGTGGGCCGAAGCGTGGTACGTCACCACTGGACCGGGTGTACCGTGAGATTGCCGTGCTGAAGAAG CTGGACCATCCGAACGTGGTGAAGCTGGTGGAAGTGCTGGACGATCCGCTGGAGGATTCGCTCTATCTAGTCTTCGAGTTGGTGCAACAGGGCGAGGTGTTGAGCATACCGACCGACACACCCCTGAGCGAGGAACGTGCCTGGAATGTGTTCCGCGACGTGCTGCTGGGCGTCGAATATC TTCACTATCAGCGCATCATCCACGGAGACCTGAAACCGGCCAACTTGCTGCTATCCGATTCGGGCAGCGTAAAGGTAGCCGACCTTGGTGTTTGCAACGAATTTCTCGGTGAGGATGCTGCCATGAACAATGGGTCAACGGCAGGGACACCAGCCTTCCGGGCGCCCGAAACCCTGCTACCCGGGCAACACTTCTACAATGGTAAAGCGGCCGACATTTGGGCGCTTGGGGCCACACTGTTCTCGCTGGTGCACGGCAACGTCCCATTTATTGCGACCTCGGTTCCCGGTGTGTACGAGAAGATTAAAAACGACCCACTGGAGTATCCGGcgaccagcagcatcagcgaGAAGCTGCGTGATCTTATAAGCCGGATGCTGGACAAGGATCCACAGCAGCGCATCACGCTGCCCCAGATCAAGGAACATGCCTGGCTTACCAAGCACGGTACGGTGCAGCTACCGAGCGAGGAAGAAAACTGTCGGCTGGTGCAGATCAACGACGAGGATATGAACAGTGTGGTCAAGAGCATACCGAAGCTGGACACGCTCATACTCATCAAGACGATGCTGAAGAAGCACTCGTTCCAGAATCCATTCACCAAAGGCATATCGGGCCGGGCACCGCAGGCAGGTGGATCGCGGCTAGAGCGCTTCTGTCGCTCGGGACGTTCCAACTCGGCGCCCGGGGATTATCACACCTCCGAACG CCAACCTTCCAATGAATCGCTGCTTCCGTCAGTCACGGAAGGTGTGACGAGTCCGCTGGGCAGCCCACCGGATCCGACGACCACCGGCAGCATCGTCTCCGAGCTGGACAGTCTCACGCTCCGGTCGGACATGTCCTACCCATCGTCCAGCACCGAGAACGATACGACTACCACTACG CTGCGCCAACCGCAACAGCCGACGAGGGCGTCCGCATCATCCGCACGATGA
- the LOC118506701 gene encoding calcium/calmodulin-dependent protein kinase kinase 1 isoform X4, whose product MASRVPHANEMSPTVQTEADIELAVAVKVAEEETDEPGSPEDRKQDRKLPGSSCPLSHGPDSNVTIVIDAECPNVANDSRTENSSSSISSSSNRNNNSANNDDMLEASNRSESQLEISAAGIVPPGLKGRVLPKLQPLDQTSRPIYPNVPYSPYNSPYGSPRSGRRRTPLRESRRVSIEQSGSFLQLNQYKLLDQIGQGSYGLVKLAYSEEDSTHYAMKILSKRKLLRKAGLMRRGPKRGTSPLDRVYREIAVLKKLDHPNVVKLVEVLDDPLEDSLYLVFELVQQGEVLSIPTDTPLSEERAWNVFRDVLLGVEYLHYQRIIHGDLKPANLLLSDSGSVKVADLGVCNEFLGEDAAMNNGSTAGTPAFRAPETLLPGQHFYNGKAADIWALGATLFSLVHGNVPFIATSVPGVYEKIKNDPLEYPATSSISEKLRDLISRMLDKDPQQRITLPQIKEHAWLTKHGTVQLPSEEENCRLVQINDEDMNSVVKSIPKLDTLILIKTMLKKHSFQNPFTKGISGRAPQAGGSRLERFCRSGRSNSAPGDYHTSERQPSNESLLPSVTEGVTSPLGSPPDPTTTGSIVSELDSLTLRSDMSYPSSSTENDTTTTTLRQPQQPTRASASSAR is encoded by the exons ATGGCCAGCAGAGTACCACACGCGAACGAAATGTCTCCAACGGTACAAACAGAAGCGGACATCGAGTTGGCAGTAGCGGTGAAAGTAGCTGAAGAAGAGACGGACGAACCCGGATCGCCGGAAGATCGCAAGCAAGATCGTAAGCTGCCGGGTTCTTCCTGCCCGTTATCGCACGGTCCCGATAGCAACGTTACGATAGTCATCGATGCGGAATGTCCCAATGTTGCCAACGATAGTCGAACggagaacagcagcagcagcatcagcagcagcagcaaccgcaacaacaacagtgctA ATAATGACGACATGCTGGAAGCGTCCAATCGGTCCGAATCGCAGCTCGAGATTAGTGCCGCCGGTATCGTGCCGCCCGGGCTGAAAGGGCGCGTGCTGCCCAAGCTGCAGCCGCTCGACCAAACGAGCCGGCCGATCTATCCGAACGTGCCGTACAGCCCGTACAACAGCCCGTACGGTAGTCCACGGAGCGGCCGGCGCCGAACGCCGTTGCGCGAGTCGAGGCGCGTTTCGATCGAGCAGTCGGGCAGCTTTCTGCAGCTGAACCAGTACAAACTGTTGGACCAGATCGGGCAG GGTTCGTACGGTTTGGTAAAGTTGGCGTACTCGGAAGAAGACTCCACACACTACGCGATGAAAATCTTGTCCAAGCGAAAGCTGCTCCGGAAGGCGGGCCTGATGCGCCGTGGGCCGAAGCGTGGTACGTCACCACTGGACCGGGTGTACCGTGAGATTGCCGTGCTGAAGAAG CTGGACCATCCGAACGTGGTGAAGCTGGTGGAAGTGCTGGACGATCCGCTGGAGGATTCGCTCTATCTAGTCTTCGAGTTGGTGCAACAGGGCGAGGTGTTGAGCATACCGACCGACACACCCCTGAGCGAGGAACGTGCCTGGAATGTGTTCCGCGACGTGCTGCTGGGCGTCGAATATC TTCACTATCAGCGCATCATCCACGGAGACCTGAAACCGGCCAACTTGCTGCTATCCGATTCGGGCAGCGTAAAGGTAGCCGACCTTGGTGTTTGCAACGAATTTCTCGGTGAGGATGCTGCCATGAACAATGGGTCAACGGCAGGGACACCAGCCTTCCGGGCGCCCGAAACCCTGCTACCCGGGCAACACTTCTACAATGGTAAAGCGGCCGACATTTGGGCGCTTGGGGCCACACTGTTCTCGCTGGTGCACGGCAACGTCCCATTTATTGCGACCTCGGTTCCCGGTGTGTACGAGAAGATTAAAAACGACCCACTGGAGTATCCGGcgaccagcagcatcagcgaGAAGCTGCGTGATCTTATAAGCCGGATGCTGGACAAGGATCCACAGCAGCGCATCACGCTGCCCCAGATCAAGGAACATGCCTGGCTTACCAAGCACGGTACGGTGCAGCTACCGAGCGAGGAAGAAAACTGTCGGCTGGTGCAGATCAACGACGAGGATATGAACAGTGTGGTCAAGAGCATACCGAAGCTGGACACGCTCATACTCATCAAGACGATGCTGAAGAAGCACTCGTTCCAGAATCCATTCACCAAAGGCATATCGGGCCGGGCACCGCAGGCAGGTGGATCGCGGCTAGAGCGCTTCTGTCGCTCGGGACGTTCCAACTCGGCGCCCGGGGATTATCACACCTCCGAACG CCAACCTTCCAATGAATCGCTGCTTCCGTCAGTCACGGAAGGTGTGACGAGTCCGCTGGGCAGCCCACCGGATCCGACGACCACCGGCAGCATCGTCTCCGAGCTGGACAGTCTCACGCTCCGGTCGGACATGTCCTACCCATCGTCCAGCACCGAGAACGATACGACTACCACTACG CTGCGCCAACCGCAACAGCCGACGAGGGCGTCCGCATCATCCGCACGATGA